AATGAGATTCTAATTTTGGCAGTTCATACTTTACCTGTTCTGTTTTAAAAAGCAGCTCTTGTTTTGTTTTTTGTTTGGTAGCTTTCAATTTAAAAATAGCTTGCCATAATAGTTGCTTTTTGGTCTTATTAGTAAAACGAAAAGCATCAATTCTTATTAAAATGGTTAGTTGTTCAATACTAATTACAACACGATCTATAAAGTTTTCTAAAGAGGTGAAATCCCCATATAATTGCCTTTCTGTTAACAATCTTTGAATAGTTAAATGCTCTACACTTTTTAAATACCCAAAACCCAAATAAATAGTTTTATCTATAACAATATTGGGATGGTTGCTTTTATTGATACAAGGCAATTCAATAATTGCTCCTTGCATTTTTGCTTCATGGATATAATGTTCCGTGGAATAAAAGCCACCTCCGTTATTTAAAACCGCCACCATAAATTCTATGGGGTAATAACATTTTAAAAACATACTTTGATAACTCTCTACAGCATAAGAAGCCGAATGTCCTTTAGCAAAAGCATAGCCTGCAAAACTTTTAATTTGATTCCATACTTCAAAAATTAAAGCATCTTTATGCCCTTTTTTTCTACAATTAGCAATAAACTTATCTTCTACAGCTTTAAACTCTTTAAGAGATCGATATTTTCCACTCATTCCACGTCTTAAAACATCTGCTTCCCCCAATGTTAAGTCTGCAAACTTACTCGCCACCTTCATCACATCTTCTTGATACACCATTACACCATACGTTTCTGGCATAATTTCTAACAAAATAGGATTCGCTTCTTTTCTTTTTTCAGGAAAACGATGTCTTTTTATAAATTCATCTTTCATTCCTGATCCTGAGACACCTGGTCTAATAATTGAACTTGCAGCCACTAAGCCTAAATAATCTTGGGTTTGTAGTTTTTGCATCAATCCTCGCATTGCAGGAGATTCTACATAATAGGCACCAATGGCTCCACCTGACTTTAATAAGTCATTAATCTTTTTATCTTTTTTAAAACTTTCAACATCTGTTATGTCTATCGGTGGATCATCAGGATTATTTTCTTTGATAATTTCTAAGGCTTCTTTAATTTTTGCCAAACCTCGTTGTCCTAAAATATCAAACTTAAAAACACCTACATCATCTGCAATGTTCATGTCAAACTGAACGGTTGGAAATCCTTTTGGAGGTAAACTTGTTGCTGAATAATAATGAATCGGTTTTTCTAAAATCAATATTCCTGCAGAATGGACACTAACATAATTCGGGAAACCTTCAATTAGTTTACCGTATTTTAAAACCAACATTGCAATACTATCCATTTCTTGCTGTTGATAAACTGTTGCAACGTCATTAAATGGTTGTTGATTTTTTGTTGCACTCTTTTTTACTTGTTGTTGTAAATCTGTTGTTCCCTTGTTGCTGACTTGTTGTAAAGCCTTATTTGGGGCAGTATTTCCATTATTGACAACCGTTTTTTGTTGTTTTTCTCCCTTACTCAGTTTATCTATTTCTTCTTTTGGCAATCCAAATACTTTTCCTAATTCTCTTATTACAGCTTTATACTTAAAAGTATTGTAGGTGGCTAAAAGTGCAGTGTTTTTAAAGCGTTTAAAAATATAGTTGGTAACATCTTCTCTATCTTTCCATGAAAAGTCAATATCAAAATCAGGAGGAGAAGCTCTAAAAGGATTGATAAAACGTTCGAAATACAAATCAAGTTCTACAGGGTCTACATCTGTAATACCAATAATATAAGCAACAATACTATTGGCACCACTCCCCCTTCCTACATGAAAGTAGCCTTTACTTTTTGCATAACTCACAATATCATAATTGATTAAAAAAAAGGAAACAAACTTTAAATCGATAATTACTTTCAATTCTTTCTCAAGTCGATCGTGTACTTTTTGAGTCGGATTTTTATAACGTTTATGTAAGTTGTTTTTACATAAATCCAGTAACATTTTACAATCTTCTTTAAAACTATTACAATACTTTTTAAGGTTTTGGTTTTTTCTATCTTCGTGAAAGTCAAAAAACGTATTACAACCTTGCAATACTTTTTCTGTGTTTGCAATACTATTTGGAAACTCTTTATAAAACGCTAACAATTCTTTTCTTTCATGTATTACATCTGTGATAAGACATTGTTCTGTAGCAAGAAGTTTGCTTAATAAAGTATTGTTATCTATGGCACGTAACAACCTGTGTGCGTTAAAATCTTTTTTATTTCGGATGGTAACCTGTTGTTGTATCACAATTCTATCTTCAAATTTCTTTAAATGAGAAAAACGGAGCTTATTAATTTCTGCAATAGAAACTCCAATAAATTCATTCTCTTTAAAAGAAGTCATATTTAACTGCAATACTTTTTCAAACGGATAAATGATAAATACATCTTCTAAATAACTTGGAGTATCTGGAATATCGGTTTTAGATTCTAAAAAAGTAGATAAGTATTGATTGATATTTTGAAAACCAACATTACTTTTTGCGATTGCTACAAATTGCTGGGTATTTCCATTTCTAAAATCAACACCGATGACAGGTTTAATATGATACTTTTTAGCTTGTTGTATAAAATTCATACAAGCAGAAGTATTGTTGATATCTGTAAGTGCA
The nucleotide sequence above comes from Polaribacter butkevichii. Encoded proteins:
- a CDS encoding DNA polymerase III subunit alpha, with the protein product MYLNCHTYYSLRYGTFSEIELLELAKENNIKSIALTDINNTSACMNFIQQAKKYHIKPVIGVDFRNGNTQQFVAIAKSNVGFQNINQYLSTFLESKTDIPDTPSYLEDVFIIYPFEKVLQLNMTSFKENEFIGVSIAEINKLRFSHLKKFEDRIVIQQQVTIRNKKDFNAHRLLRAIDNNTLLSKLLATEQCLITDVIHERKELLAFYKEFPNSIANTEKVLQGCNTFFDFHEDRKNQNLKKYCNSFKEDCKMLLDLCKNNLHKRYKNPTQKVHDRLEKELKVIIDLKFVSFFLINYDIVSYAKSKGYFHVGRGSGANSIVAYIIGITDVDPVELDLYFERFINPFRASPPDFDIDFSWKDREDVTNYIFKRFKNTALLATYNTFKYKAVIRELGKVFGLPKEEIDKLSKGEKQQKTVVNNGNTAPNKALQQVSNKGTTDLQQQVKKSATKNQQPFNDVATVYQQQEMDSIAMLVLKYGKLIEGFPNYVSVHSAGILILEKPIHYYSATSLPPKGFPTVQFDMNIADDVGVFKFDILGQRGLAKIKEALEIIKENNPDDPPIDITDVESFKKDKKINDLLKSGGAIGAYYVESPAMRGLMQKLQTQDYLGLVAASSIIRPGVSGSGMKDEFIKRHRFPEKRKEANPILLEIMPETYGVMVYQEDVMKVASKFADLTLGEADVLRRGMSGKYRSLKEFKAVEDKFIANCRKKGHKDALIFEVWNQIKSFAGYAFAKGHSASYAVESYQSMFLKCYYPIEFMVAVLNNGGGFYSTEHYIHEAKMQGAIIELPCINKSNHPNIVIDKTIYLGFGYLKSVEHLTIQRLLTERQLYGDFTSLENFIDRVVISIEQLTILIRIDAFRFTNKTKKQLLWQAIFKLKATKQKTKQELLFKTEQVKYELPKLESHWLEKVYDEMELLGFTVHDYFKLVTEPFLPSIKAKQMIDFENQHVLIYGLLVTTRFNKTSQNKLMRLSTFIDQDGHYFDAVHFTNVVHQYPVNGMGIYGCYGKITNRYGFCSMNVIQSKKMSVWVIQENKKIII